The following coding sequences are from one Capsicum annuum cultivar UCD-10X-F1 chromosome 3, UCD10Xv1.1, whole genome shotgun sequence window:
- the LOC107864332 gene encoding protein ECERIFERUM 26 isoform X3 — protein sequence MVSSKSEDGLIYNIKLSSVGPARVTGQDVVYEPSNMDLAMKLHYLRGIYYFDSQAFQDVTVYKIKEPMFSWFNYFYMTNGRFRRAESGRPYIKCNDCGARFIEAQCDKTLEEWLEMKDAPLEKLLASNQVLGPELAFSPPILIQHTKFKCGGISLGLSWAHVLGDVFTTTEFWNLLGKVFGGYQPPKPLNLAHSLTKANSTQTMQKIVEDPLSIKRVDPVEDHWIVNNSCKMKSFSIHVSASKLDQLQSKLGIQGPFESLCVVIWQSISRIRDGPGPQVVTICKKGEEKKEGLIGNTQVIGVVKVDYSISEANPSELARLIKNEIIDERLKIDEAIEKEHGVSDVVVYGANLTFVNVEGADLYGFDWRGHKPRNVSYLIDGVGDAGTVLVLPAGPNEAEGKIVTMTLPEDEIMKLKNELNSE from the exons ATG GTGTCTTCAAAATCAGAAGATGGTCTAATCTACAACATAAAATTATCCTCAGTTGGACCAGCAAGAGTAACAGGACAGGATGTTGTTTATGAGCCAAGCAACATGGATTTAGCCATGAAATTACACTATTTAAGGGGGATTTATTACTTTGATAGCCAAGCGTTTCAAGATGtcacagtttataaaataaaagagCCAATGTTTTCTtggttcaattatttttatatgactAATGGTAGGTTCAGAAGGGCTGAATCAGGGAGACCTTATATAAAATGTAATGATTGTGGAGCTAGGTTTATTGAAGCACAATGTGATAAAACTTTGGAAGAATGGCTAGAAATGAAAGATGCTCCACTTGAAAAATTACTTGCTTCTAATCAAGTTCTTGGTCCTGAATTGGCTTTCTCACCTCCAATCCTCATACAG CATACTAAATTCAAATGTGGTGGAATTTCATTGGGCTTAAGTTGGGCCCATGTACTTGGAGATGTATTCACAACAACTGAATTTTGGAACCTATTGGGAAAAGTATTTGGTGGATACCAACCACCTAAGCCCCTTAACTTGGCCCATTCATTGACCAAAGCAAATTCAACCCAAACCATGCAAAAGATTGTGGAGGATCCACTTTCCATTAAACGGGTCGACCCGGTTGAGGATCATTGGATTGTTAACAATAGTTGCAAGATGAAGTCATTTTCAATCCATGTTAGTGCCTCCAAATTGGACCAATTGCAATCTAAATTAGGCATTCAAGGCCCATTTGAATCACTGTGTGTTGTTATTTGGCAATCCATTTCTAGAATTAGAGATGGGCCTGGCCCACAAGTTGTAACAATTTGCAAAAAAGGTGAGGAGAAGAAAGAGGGCCTTATAGGAAACACTCAAGTCATTGGTGTGGTTAAGGTTGATTACTCAATTAGTGAAGCTAATCCTAGTGAATTAGCAAGGTTGATTAAAAATGAGATCATCGACGAGCGATTAAAGATCGATGAAGCCATCGAGAAAGAGCATGGAGTGTCGGATGTAGTCGTTTATGGAGCAAATCTGACTTTCGTGAACGTAGAAGGCGCTGATCTCTATGGATTCGATTGGAGAGGACACAAACCGAGGAATGTAAGTTACTTGATAGATGGAGTTGGCGATGCAGGGACCGTGTTGGTGCTTCCGGCTGGACCAAATGAGGCCGAAGGGAAGATTGTGACCATGACTTTGCCTGAGGATGAGATAATGAAGTTGAAAAATGAGCTAAACAGCGAATGA
- the LOC107864332 gene encoding protein ECERIFERUM 26 isoform X1, translating into MVSSKSEDGLIYNIKLSSVGPARVTGQDVVYEPSNMDLAMKLHYLRGIYYFDSQAFQDVTVYKIKEPMFSWFNYFYMTNGRFRRAESGRPYIKCNDCGARFIEAQCDKTLEEWLEMKDAPLEKLLASNQVLGPELAFSPPILIQHTKFKCGGISLGLSWAHVLGDVFTTTEFWNLLGKVFGGYQPPKPLNLAHSLTKANSTQTMQKIVEDPLSIKRVDPVEDHWIVNNSCKMKSFSIHVSASKLDQLQSKLGIQGPFESLCVVIWQSISRIRDGPGPQVVTICKKGEEKKEGLIGNTQVIGVVKVDYSISEANPSELARLIKNEIIDERLKIDEAIEKEHGVSDVVVYGANLTFVNVEGADLYGFDWRGHKPRNVSYLIDGVGDAGTVLVLPAGPNEAEGKIVTMTLPEDEIMKLKNELNSE; encoded by the exons ATGGTGTCTTCAAAATCAGAAGATGGTCTAATCTACAAC ATAAAATTATCCTCAGTTGGACCAGCAAGAGTAACAGGACAGGATGTTGTTTATGAGCCAAGCAACATGGATTTAGCCATGAAATTACACTATTTAAGGGGGATTTATTACTTTGATAGCCAAGCGTTTCAAGATGtcacagtttataaaataaaagagCCAATGTTTTCTtggttcaattatttttatatgactAATGGTAGGTTCAGAAGGGCTGAATCAGGGAGACCTTATATAAAATGTAATGATTGTGGAGCTAGGTTTATTGAAGCACAATGTGATAAAACTTTGGAAGAATGGCTAGAAATGAAAGATGCTCCACTTGAAAAATTACTTGCTTCTAATCAAGTTCTTGGTCCTGAATTGGCTTTCTCACCTCCAATCCTCATACAG CATACTAAATTCAAATGTGGTGGAATTTCATTGGGCTTAAGTTGGGCCCATGTACTTGGAGATGTATTCACAACAACTGAATTTTGGAACCTATTGGGAAAAGTATTTGGTGGATACCAACCACCTAAGCCCCTTAACTTGGCCCATTCATTGACCAAAGCAAATTCAACCCAAACCATGCAAAAGATTGTGGAGGATCCACTTTCCATTAAACGGGTCGACCCGGTTGAGGATCATTGGATTGTTAACAATAGTTGCAAGATGAAGTCATTTTCAATCCATGTTAGTGCCTCCAAATTGGACCAATTGCAATCTAAATTAGGCATTCAAGGCCCATTTGAATCACTGTGTGTTGTTATTTGGCAATCCATTTCTAGAATTAGAGATGGGCCTGGCCCACAAGTTGTAACAATTTGCAAAAAAGGTGAGGAGAAGAAAGAGGGCCTTATAGGAAACACTCAAGTCATTGGTGTGGTTAAGGTTGATTACTCAATTAGTGAAGCTAATCCTAGTGAATTAGCAAGGTTGATTAAAAATGAGATCATCGACGAGCGATTAAAGATCGATGAAGCCATCGAGAAAGAGCATGGAGTGTCGGATGTAGTCGTTTATGGAGCAAATCTGACTTTCGTGAACGTAGAAGGCGCTGATCTCTATGGATTCGATTGGAGAGGACACAAACCGAGGAATGTAAGTTACTTGATAGATGGAGTTGGCGATGCAGGGACCGTGTTGGTGCTTCCGGCTGGACCAAATGAGGCCGAAGGGAAGATTGTGACCATGACTTTGCCTGAGGATGAGATAATGAAGTTGAAAAATGAGCTAAACAGCGAATGA
- the LOC107864332 gene encoding protein ECERIFERUM 26 isoform X2 yields MVSSKSEDGLIYNIKLSSVGPARVTGQDVVYEPSNMDLAMKLHYLRGIYYFDSQAFQDVTVYKIKEPMFSWFNYFYMTNGRFRRAESGRPYIKCNDCGARFIEAQCDKTLEEWLEMKDAPLEKLLASNQVLGPELAFSPPILIQHTKFKCGGISLGLSWAHVLGDVFTTTEFWNLLGKVFGGYQPPKPLNLAHSLTKANSTQTMQKIVEDPLSIKRVDPVEDHWIVNNSCKMKSFSIHVSASKLDQLQSKLGIQGPFESLCVVIWQSISRIRDGPGPQVVTICKKGEEKKEGLIGNTQVIGVVKVDYSISEANPSELARLIKNEIIDERLKIDEAIEKEHGVSDVVVYGANLTFVNVEGADLYGFDWRGHKPRNVSYLIDGVGDAGTVLVLPAGPNEAEGKIVTMTLPEDEIMKLKNELNSE; encoded by the exons ATGGTGTCTTCAAAATCAGAAGATGGTCTAATCTACAACATAAAATTATCCTCAGTTGGACCAGCAAGAGTAACAGGACAGGATGTTGTTTATGAGCCAAGCAACATGGATTTAGCCATGAAATTACACTATTTAAGGGGGATTTATTACTTTGATAGCCAAGCGTTTCAAGATGtcacagtttataaaataaaagagCCAATGTTTTCTtggttcaattatttttatatgactAATGGTAGGTTCAGAAGGGCTGAATCAGGGAGACCTTATATAAAATGTAATGATTGTGGAGCTAGGTTTATTGAAGCACAATGTGATAAAACTTTGGAAGAATGGCTAGAAATGAAAGATGCTCCACTTGAAAAATTACTTGCTTCTAATCAAGTTCTTGGTCCTGAATTGGCTTTCTCACCTCCAATCCTCATACAG CATACTAAATTCAAATGTGGTGGAATTTCATTGGGCTTAAGTTGGGCCCATGTACTTGGAGATGTATTCACAACAACTGAATTTTGGAACCTATTGGGAAAAGTATTTGGTGGATACCAACCACCTAAGCCCCTTAACTTGGCCCATTCATTGACCAAAGCAAATTCAACCCAAACCATGCAAAAGATTGTGGAGGATCCACTTTCCATTAAACGGGTCGACCCGGTTGAGGATCATTGGATTGTTAACAATAGTTGCAAGATGAAGTCATTTTCAATCCATGTTAGTGCCTCCAAATTGGACCAATTGCAATCTAAATTAGGCATTCAAGGCCCATTTGAATCACTGTGTGTTGTTATTTGGCAATCCATTTCTAGAATTAGAGATGGGCCTGGCCCACAAGTTGTAACAATTTGCAAAAAAGGTGAGGAGAAGAAAGAGGGCCTTATAGGAAACACTCAAGTCATTGGTGTGGTTAAGGTTGATTACTCAATTAGTGAAGCTAATCCTAGTGAATTAGCAAGGTTGATTAAAAATGAGATCATCGACGAGCGATTAAAGATCGATGAAGCCATCGAGAAAGAGCATGGAGTGTCGGATGTAGTCGTTTATGGAGCAAATCTGACTTTCGTGAACGTAGAAGGCGCTGATCTCTATGGATTCGATTGGAGAGGACACAAACCGAGGAATGTAAGTTACTTGATAGATGGAGTTGGCGATGCAGGGACCGTGTTGGTGCTTCCGGCTGGACCAAATGAGGCCGAAGGGAAGATTGTGACCATGACTTTGCCTGAGGATGAGATAATGAAGTTGAAAAATGAGCTAAACAGCGAATGA